A window of Perognathus longimembris pacificus isolate PPM17 chromosome 6, ASM2315922v1, whole genome shotgun sequence contains these coding sequences:
- the Tp53inp2 gene encoding tumor protein p53-inducible nuclear protein 2 isoform X2 has product MFQRLTSLFFSTPSPPEESDCPGAFVSAEDEVDGWLIIDLPEGPGLGPARLQSSPLEDLLIEHPSMSVYVTGSTIVLEPGPPSPHPEAVLPDGDLSEGELVVARREPRAVHHAAAAAAAAAAPLPARAVLLEKAGQTRRLQRARQRAERHALSAKVVQRQNRARESRPRRPKHQGSFIYQPCQRQFNY; this is encoded by the exons ATGTTCCAGCGCCTCACCAGCCTCTTCTTCAGCACCCCCTCGCCTCCTGAAGAGTCCGACTGCCCCGGCGCCTTCGTCTCGGCAGAGGATGAAGTGGACGGCTGGCTCATCATTGACCTGCCGG AGGGTCCCGGCCTCGGGCCCGCCCGCCTCCAGAGCAGCCCCCTGGAGGACCTCCTCATCGAGCACCCCAGCATGTCTGTTTACGTCACCGGCAGCACCATCGTGCTGGAGCCCGGGCCTCCTTCCCCGCACCCTGAGGCTGTCTTGCCCGACGGCGATCTCAGTGAAGG AGAGTTGGTGGTCGCCCGCCGTGAACCTCGGGCCGTGcaccacgccgccgccgccgccgccgccgccgcggctccTCTGCCCGCGCGAGCTGTGCTGCTGGAGAAGGCGGGCCAGACGCGGCGGCTGCAGCGGGCCCGGCAGCGGGCCGAGCGCCACGCGCTGAGCGCCAAGGTGGTGCAACGGCAGAACCGCGCTCGGGAGAGCCGCCCTCGCCGGCCGAAGCACCAGGGCAGCTTCATCTACCAGCCGTGCCAGCGCCAGTTCAACTACTGA
- the Tp53inp2 gene encoding tumor protein p53-inducible nuclear protein 2 isoform X1: MFQRLTSLFFSTPSPPEESDCPGAFVSAEDEVDGWLIIDLPDSYAAPPSPGAAPVPAGRPPPAPSLMDESWFVTPPACFTAEGPGLGPARLQSSPLEDLLIEHPSMSVYVTGSTIVLEPGPPSPHPEAVLPDGDLSEGELVVARREPRAVHHAAAAAAAAAAPLPARAVLLEKAGQTRRLQRARQRAERHALSAKVVQRQNRARESRPRRPKHQGSFIYQPCQRQFNY; encoded by the exons ATGTTCCAGCGCCTCACCAGCCTCTTCTTCAGCACCCCCTCGCCTCCTGAAGAGTCCGACTGCCCCGGCGCCTTCGTCTCGGCAGAGGATGAAGTGGACGGCTGGCTCATCATTGACCTGCCGG ACAGCTACGCggctccccccagccccggggccgccCCGGTCCCTGCCGGCCGCCCCCCACCCGCGCCCTCCTTGATGGACGAGAGCTGGTTTGTTACCCCTCCCGCCTGTTTTACTGCAGAGGGTCCCGGCCTCGGGCCCGCCCGCCTCCAGAGCAGCCCCCTGGAGGACCTCCTCATCGAGCACCCCAGCATGTCTGTTTACGTCACCGGCAGCACCATCGTGCTGGAGCCCGGGCCTCCTTCCCCGCACCCTGAGGCTGTCTTGCCCGACGGCGATCTCAGTGAAGG AGAGTTGGTGGTCGCCCGCCGTGAACCTCGGGCCGTGcaccacgccgccgccgccgccgccgccgccgcggctccTCTGCCCGCGCGAGCTGTGCTGCTGGAGAAGGCGGGCCAGACGCGGCGGCTGCAGCGGGCCCGGCAGCGGGCCGAGCGCCACGCGCTGAGCGCCAAGGTGGTGCAACGGCAGAACCGCGCTCGGGAGAGCCGCCCTCGCCGGCCGAAGCACCAGGGCAGCTTCATCTACCAGCCGTGCCAGCGCCAGTTCAACTACTGA